The following is a genomic window from Anopheles aquasalis chromosome 3, idAnoAquaMG_Q_19, whole genome shotgun sequence.
CTATATACAATTGGAAAAATCCGGAAGCAGAGGATTACAGATTGCGCAAGGTACGTGGATGTTGGATACCCTTTTTAGAAGACATTTGTTAAAAGCTTTATCCTATCTCCATTAAAATAACTTGAGTTGTTTGTGCGtgttgtttgcttctttttcttacgCGCGTCTGCGAGAGTATGGTGCATACTAGACTGGGGTGTTTCTAAGTATTCTATAAGTATGTAATGAGGATATTATAGACAATACTTGTTTGCATCGGCCTACCACACTATTAGCGTGCACTAGTACTCCTCTAGGTACGCGTGAACATCTCTAGCATTAGCTCTCCCTCGCACTTCCCCCTCGAAGCTACTCTACTGTACATTGCGGTCGCTTTAGACTTCACCACAGAGGAAACCCCTTGAACCGTCGAATCGAGAAGGAAAACGTTAGGATGATGGTCGCAGCGATCAGTTGAAAGATTAGTATTTTACTGAGAAAATACTTCTTTCACATCGTCACATAAGTAGAGCACGTGAgaacaaaacagaaagcatAAAATCGAAAGGTAAAACAAATGAACCAACAGGTTGGGTTGAGTACAGATTTcttacaaaaaaacgaaataagaAAGTGAACTTTGCAAATCAATATCACAGATTGTCTAATGATGATGCCTAATGAACGTTAGGCACGGTGTCAAGGAGTGGGGaactggaaggaaggaaggaaggaaggaaggatgatcAATAAGTGTTCGCTGCGGCCCTCATGGGTGAAGTCTTCGTCTGCACaaaatgctgttgctgcttctcatTCTGGTGATGTAAATGTGAtgcaaatcgaaaccgaagcgaaaaGGAGCTAACGCGACTCGTGATCAGCGATAGGACCTAGTAGCAATAacttacaaacacacaacagcagctctctctctctctctctctctctctctctctctctttctatatctcttcctccctttttctcgttATCTATCATCTAGGTCAATGTCAAGGGGTTAAGGTACGTTTTACACAAAACGCTCCGCTCCAGTGGTAGCGACATGGATCATCATTATGTATTAATACTTAAAGCTGGACTTGTGTGTATAGCCTGCTGTTTGGACTTTGGTTAAGATTTTTGGGGGCTCCTggacagcgcagcgcaccCCGCGATGGCATGCACCCAATTCCCCCCGGCCGTTTTCCTCCCGTCAGGGCGCGAGCGTGACCCAACGATCCCTTGACGGAAGGATGCAGGAAGGGATGGGGAATGCGCTGAAGGATCTGCAGCGAGGATCGCGGCACTCGGCTTAACTCTGATGCTGGTTAAGCTGTCGTGCGTTCATCACCTTGTACACCTCCTGGGCGGACACTTCTTTGTAGAAGTTTTCGCTCGGACTCTTCGAGTTGCCCCTGGCCGACACGACCGGATGTGAAGCGGATCCTACCGTCGAGGGAAGATGATTGCTAccaaagtgctgctgctgctgctgctgctgctgctgcggctggtaGTGGTTGGTCGAACGCCAACGATTGTTACTCGGTTCGGTATTACTCGCCGGCTGTGCCGTGTTGTCACGCACCAGTGGCATGCGGGACCAGAAGCGCAACAGCATCGGCTTATTGCCAGCCTGATCAACCTCCCAGCCCGATGGGAGCCACCAGAACGCTGGTCTTTGCGTTGTGCTGTCGGGTGATTTCTTTGGGAAAATGTCCGGTAGCCGGTTACCACTGGGCGTGTGACGATTGGTGGCCGTACCCGGGAAACGAACGCCACTGTTACTGCTAGCCGCTCCAGTCAGAGGGTCCTCCTCCGTACGTGATGGGAAGCGGATGCGTGTGCTTGGAGAACTAGCGCCCGCCAgctgttgctcctgttgctgctgcagccgacGCTTCTCCGCAACGATCTCATTGATCTTACGCAACTGTTCCATGTAGcgttcgttgttgctgtccGGAACCGTCGGAATCGGTTTGATCTCCAAAGGATTGCCCTGCGTGGTGGAGGAGCTACCTTCGAGttccgttgtcgtcgatggagcaccgctcgtcgtcgtcgtcgtcgagggttGATGGTTAACTTCCTGATGCGTATCATTGTGCTGCTCTCCTGGAGGTTTCTCAGTCCACCGTTCGAACGCCGGTGTTGTCGTTTCGGGAGTAGCACGTGTTGTACGATCCTGCTGGACGTAACTAGCCGGTGTCAGTTTTGCCGGAATCGATGCCGAACCTCCTCTGTATCCGAGGTCCCAGCTTCCCCGGATCGGTGTTATTATCTGCACCGGAGGCCTAGTGgaaccggcagcaacagacgTACGACGAACCGGAGGAGGAATGGTCACGGGAGCCGGCTTGGCCGTACTCGACACCAGCCCAATGACAGCCGTCGGTTGTTCACTCGGTTCCGTCTCGGATGTGGGCATCGTGTCCAGGTCCATCATATCCGAAACATCCGTCGTCAAGGGTTCGAGGGTTGAAACCGTTGAGCTGTGGTTGGTGTCCAGAAGGAGCGATTCCTCTGCCAACTCTAGCTTCAGCTCCTCGATactcgcttcctcctcctgcaaaTCGGTTGTGGTTTGTTCGGTCGTACTGGCTCCACTCACTGTACTGCTGGGATCGTCCTCTGGTTCCGTTTGGCCAGTGCTTGCGCTACTCATcgttgtactgctgctggccacagtAGCCTCACTATCAGCCGTGTCACCATCCCGATCAGTTGGTGTACCGGATACAGCATCCAGCTCAGTGGTTGTAGACtccgtcgtgctgctgctgctgcggccaccatcgccatcggttgGCGCAGCATCCGGTGTAGtggacgaaacaaaaatgctctGCACCACCGTACGATTGTTACCATCCAGCTCGATCTGACCAGCGAGTGTTCCGTTGGGGAGACTTTCGAACGCGAGAAAGGAGATGTCGGGTTGACTTTCGGCTCCATCGCGATCCGATCCaccggtcgtggtggtggtggtggtggtggtgccgacgGTTGTGGTTGTTCCTGCTGGCCTGACCGCACTTCCGGTCGCAGCAGTGGTGCTCGCAAGAAAGGGCCGATTTTCCGATGCATCCACCGAGACGGTTGTGATCTTGGCCTTATCCTGATCGACGGTTGCCACGTCCACCATCGCACTATCGTAGTAACTCGGACCGAGATTGTCCTGGTAGGTTAGTTTCGGTACCGATGGTGGCATCTCCGGTGGTAGATCGATGCTCAGCGGTAGATTCACCTGGAACGGGCCCGTCGAATCGTAATCGTAATCATAATCATCCTCCCCAGTTCCACCACCCTGGCTGCCGCTGTCACCGTTGTGCTGGGCGAACAGACTCTGCAGTTTCGTCACGAGAATGTCGGCCGTATTGATGCTCACGATCTGGATGCACTTGCCATTGTAGTCCACCTTGTAGTCGGGCGGACAGGCCGATGTGTTGTAGCTGTTCAGGAACGGGGTTATGAAGATGGACTTGGGAGTGATTTTCTTCGTCTTTCCACCGATCGGTAGGGCTGGGGCGCGGCTGTTATCCTCCGACAGCCAGGCCGCCTCCCAGGTCAGATGGTCCGGATTGTTGTCGAGTGGTTTCGACGTAATCGGTAGCCCGGCTGccagtggcaccagcagcagtagcaagcagcaacagcacaggtGCACCGTGGTCATTCTATGCGTTTTCAtcgccgtcgttgccgtcatcatcatcatcgatggcagAATCGTTCTGGTCGTTGCGTTCTCTTTGACTGTTGTTGACGTTCGTTTTCCAGCGGAACCGTAACCGCTAGTGCATGGTTCGCTGAGGCAATCTATGGAggggaagaaagagaagaaatcgaacgaacgatatAGTGAGGTTGGCATGGGCATGGCAaagtttctgctgctggtctggGAATACGGTTCGGAGTCACGGTTCCACGTCACAGCGAACCGGTTGAACATCCAGTCAATCCATAGAATTGCAGTCGAGTGTGCAAATAGGCGAACAGGCGGTTCGGCGCTTCTGgttgagcaaacaaacgagTCTCTCTACACTAATTAGACTTTTGATAAATCGTCTGATCCCGGTGGTTCTGTGGCTTCCTGGCGCTATCAAGATCTTTAATTTTTCCCTCAAATTTGAATACCAATTCAGATTCCCATTTTATCCATCTCGCTCATCTCGTCATCGTAACTCCCATAATTCATTGCCATTCCGTACCGCTAGCTTCGTGCTTCGCGGAGCAAATGGTCCAGGATATGTTCACTCTTATCCCCACACATTCGCGTGGGTCTCGCGGTTTCACCGGAACGACATCCCGATCCCCCCAGCCACTCGTAAACTCTACTCAACCGTAACAAAGTCATCCCTGGTCCCCGGTGACGGCGCACAGGATGCCGCCacacggttggtggtggcgcagtTTCCATTCCAATGGTTTATCGGCGAACGGATTATGGATATTGGGAATGGGCCTGATGCCGATGGCGCGTCCGGTGTCATGAGCCAaatgaaagagagcaaaaaagaaagatggaAGCACGAAGCACTGAACGTGGAGCACATAAAACTGtaatcgagcgagcgaacgggcgagtTTGTGATCCGGATTGTTGGTCTGTTTGAAGTGCAgcaccgacggcgacgatgttGTGGCACTGTGACTACATCATGCATAGCAATGAGTACCAGGCAGATCCACCGCCCAGAGGCGACAGTTTGGCCTGTGTGTGATCGATTTCTAAACCCACATAAGCCCCTGGTGTGCCTACGATGGaaccacttttcactttccaaaCACAGAGTGTTTCCCTTCGGGGTTGCCGCGGGTTTTGAATTCAAAATTCATCTTTTCGACAAAGTATTTTAACGATTTCCTTTCCCAAAAAGTAGCTAATAAAAAAGTGAAGCGCGAGAGCTCCAGGGCGTAAAGTTTGAAGTTCGCGAAAGTGTTCTTCCCTAGCCGGCGGTGATCATCCTGGGCGAGGAAAAGCGGTCTGACCAGTGTTGTCAGTGCGTAGCCGTTGCTGAACCTGCTCCACTACACTCTCGCGTGCTGTTATGCAGCCATCGTGCAGACCATCACGATGGTGGCACTAGAGACGCAAAGGAATAGagtagagagcgagagacccCTGGCGTGCGGCGAGAAGATGTGTTTCTGGGTCAGAAAGTGTAAGTTTCCGTTCCCGAGTGGCCCGCGGGAGGGCTGATCGGTTATCCAGCGTCCGTCCAGCGTCCCGGTCAGTCCGGCCTGTTCACATTCGATTTCGTTTGCCCAGCGGTTAGACCATCGGTCAGTGAAGAAGCACTTCTAATGTGAAGCCTTGTGAAGACGAAGATCGATGGAAGTACTCCCGGTGTCCCTAGAGGCTGCTCCCTATGGCTGAGTGAGTACGGTTTAGCTTTCGGACAGGTTTAGCAATAAATCATCTTCACTTTCAGCGAATCGCGAAAAAATCTCAAACGTAGAGACAGACACCGCATCAGTTGGATGAGATAAACACGAAGACGAGTGAGGCGGCCACTGGGCCATCTTCCCAagcttttcgctttcttcactttcttctcgGAGCCTTCGCACACGG
Proteins encoded in this region:
- the LOC126575748 gene encoding mucin-12-like; its protein translation is MTPMQRRFTCGSKLTDCLSEPCTSGYGSAGKRTSTTVKENATTRTILPSMMMMTATTAMKTHRMTTVHLCCCCLLLLLVPLAAGLPITSKPLDNNPDHLTWEAAWLSEDNSRAPALPIGGKTKKITPKSIFITPFLNSYNTSACPPDYKVDYNGKCIQIVSINTADILVTKLQSLFAQHNGDSGSQGGGTGEDDYDYDYDSTGPFQVNLPLSIDLPPEMPPSVPKLTYQDNLGPSYYDSAMVDVATVDQDKAKITTVSVDASENRPFLASTTAATGSAVRPAGTTTTVGTTTTTTTTTGGSDRDGAESQPDISFLAFESLPNGTLAGQIELDGNNRTVVQSIFVSSTTPDAAPTDGDGGRSSSSTTESTTTELDAVSGTPTDRDGDTADSEATVASSSTTMSSASTGQTEPEDDPSSTVSGASTTEQTTTDLQEEEASIEELKLELAEESLLLDTNHSSTVSTLEPLTTDVSDMMDLDTMPTSETEPSEQPTAVIGLVSSTAKPAPVTIPPPVRRTSVAAGSTRPPVQIITPIRGSWDLGYRGGSASIPAKLTPASYVQQDRTTRATPETTTPAFERWTEKPPGEQHNDTHQEVNHQPSTTTTTSGAPSTTTELEGSSSTTQGNPLEIKPIPTVPDSNNERYMEQLRKINEIVAEKRRLQQQQEQQLAGASSPSTRIRFPSRTEEDPLTGAASSNSGVRFPGTATNRHTPSGNRLPDIFPKKSPDSTTQRPAFWWLPSGWEVDQAGNKPMLLRFWSRMPLVRDNTAQPASNTEPSNNRWRSTNHYQPQQQQQQQQQHFGSNHLPSTVGSASHPVVSARGNSKSPSENFYKEVSAQEVYKVMNARQLNQHQS